The following nucleotide sequence is from Thermoanaerobacterales bacterium.
CTATCGGGGAAGCGTGGGCCAAATGGCGGTTGTCGTAGATACGTCGGTAGTCATTGGTTTCCTTCGCGGGGCGGAGCCGGACTATGCACAGCGGGAGCCTTTTGGGAGTTTTGGTCCGGCAACGGTTAATATGAGGAAGTACGGTTGCGTGCCGGGGATGGTATAAGGAAGGTGACTACAGTCCGCGCCTGCTGGAAAGGATGGGGCTACCGCTCTGAAAGCCTGAAGCGGTCCCTGATTGTTTTGGCGAAGGCGCGGAGGTCCCCGAGGTCCTTGCGCAGAATGCTGAGGATAGTCGCCGGGTCGATCTCATCGTAGTGATGGACGATGATGTTACGGAACTGCGCCATTTTCTTATACTTCTCCAGTCTCTCCTGAGGAAGGATACCGGCCTCCGTGAGGACGGCCATAATGTCCTTGTAATCGTTGGGCTCGCGGAGGTTCAGGTCGGCGATGACGTGATTGCCGATATCCAGGCAGGCCTGGACGGCGACATGCAGGGCCCGCTCGATGGCGTCCCGGCGTTCTTCGTTGCCGGTCAGCTCGGACAGGGAGAGGTCACGGTATTTCTCCAGCTTGACGATGGTCCGGGACAGAAGGCTGAGTTTCCGGCGCAGGAGGTCCTCATCAACCACTTCTATAGCCTCCTTAACGTCAAGTTGATGCGGTGGTTGTACAGGGGCAGCATATCCAGATACCGTTCACGGGAGGCGGCCTCCTGCGCCGCGCGGCGGCTGGGGTCTTTGTCGACCACCCGTTGTCCGGTTTTCCTGACCTGGTGTTGCAGGAAGAGCGAGGCGGAGGTGATGTCGACGACCTGGACCGGCCGCCGG
It contains:
- a CDS encoding DUF86 domain-containing protein, yielding MVDEDLLRRKLSLLSRTIVKLEKYRDLSLSELTGNEERRDAIERALHVAVQACLDIGNHVIADLNLREPNDYKDIMAVLTEAGILPQERLEKYKKMAQFRNIIVHHYDEIDPATILSILRKDLGDLRAFAKTIRDRFRLSER